DNA sequence from the Dryobates pubescens isolate bDryPub1 chromosome 8, bDryPub1.pri, whole genome shotgun sequence genome:
GAAGGCAGGCGTCACCCAGCGGCCGCAGGAGCACTGATCGCCCCGCCAGCTAAAGGAGCCCAGCTTCGACGTGCATTTGGGACACAGAAGCTGCAAGACAAAAACATGACTCAGTCCAAGGCTTGTGCAGGTGTAGCTCTATTTGAAATGTATTTCTGTGGCACATTACACAGCAGCAGTTCCTTCTCTTGTGCCAAACCAGGTCCTTCTCTTGTagcacttcacagaagaaaacCAGGCAAGAAAAGCTGAACTGGCGTGGATGTTTagaggggcagtgctgcagacagctctgctggcagaaaggagagggtggaaaggcagATGCTCAAACCCAGCATGGGTCTAGTGCCAGTCTGCAGAAAGCTTCAGCTGGCCTGCAACTGCAAGTTGCAGCTTAGTGCCACTGGTTTTCTTATCTCTTGCAGAAGCTGTGGGAGCAGCCTGGTTGCCCAAGGAAACCACCAGCTGGTTTCCCTTGGGAATGTGTACTTTGTGAAAAGTCAGGCTAGCTCTCTCTTGCCCCTTAATCCCTTGCTCACCTTCCTCTGCAAAAGCTGGTGCATCTTGTGGCCAGTGTGATGGTCAGACAGCACCTAGTGCTACACAGCTGGTAGCAGACCCAAGCGGTACCCAGTCACTTCCTGGCAGTGTCAGCACCGACCTTGCTCCTTTTCTGTTCAGCCTCAAGTTTCTGTTAAGCATCTGGGAACTTAGCTTTGAGATGCTTTGGTTAGGGCACTCAGGGGCCCCAAGAGTGGTTTTGGAcacaatggtaggggttggaagggtgtAATAAaagatgtttaggctggagaaagagtaattggccatcggaatgtgctgcccagggaggtggtggagtcaccacccctggaggtgttcaagaggggactggacgtgggacttggtgccatggtttagttagtcatgaggtgttgggtgacaagttggactttatgatctctgaggtcttttccaaccttagtgatcctATAATTCTACAACAGGTTTTGTAAATCCCACAGACTTCTAgtcccacagcactgcccctgGACAGGGCAGATAAACCCTGTCCAACACCCAGGCTAGTGTTCTCAGTCCAACAAGGGGACCAGCTCATTTCCTTCTAAAAGGATACTTTACACTTAAGAATACATTCTTAAGCTGAAAAAAATTCACACCAGAAAGGCTGGGAGACATAGGTCCTTGTGCAGGGGTgttagaatagcatagaccagaccaggttggaagagaccttcaagatcgagtccaacctatcatccaacaccacctaatcaactgaaccatgcaaccaagcaccctatcaagtctcctaaacacctccagtgatggtgactccaccacctcctcaggcagcacattccaatgagcaatcactctcactgtgtaaaacttcctcctaacctccagcctaaatctcccctggtacagcctgagactgtgtcctcttgttctggtgctggttgcctgggagaagagaccaacccccacctggctacaatctcccttcaggtagttgtagagagcaagaaggtctcccctgagtctcctcttctccaggctaagcaaccccagctccctcagtctctcctcataggacttgtgttccaagtccctcaccaactttgttgtccttctctggacacgctccagcaagccaacctccttcctaaactgaggggctcagaactggacacaggactcaaggtgtggcctaaccagtgctgtgtacagggggagaatgacctccctgctcctgctggccacactgttcctgatgcaggccaggatgccattggccctcctggctgcctgggcacactgcaggctcatgttcagcctaccatcaaccagcacccccaggtccctatccacctggctgctcctcagcatcaGGAAACAAAAAGTTCATTCTGCCTttgcaaaaaaccaaaacccaaagcaaaccaagcaaCCACAAGAAAACATCCAAGCAATGAAGCAGATGCTCCCCTTCACCTGTCCTTCCATCACTCCCAGCAGCGCTGGCTCCATCCACTGCACAGGCTCAGTGAAGTACGAGGTGCACTTCTCGCGGCCGTCTCCGCAGAGCTGAGCGGAGTCTGTCATCCTCTTGTGGGCAAAGGCCCTGGGCCCACCTCCTGCTGCGTGGGACAGAATGCTGGAGCTGCGGAACAGAGCACGCctgtcctccccagcagaggcagggaaaaaaggaaggacaaatagttgtgttttttcccactggtgtgatggtttaacccacccacGTCAAACAGAAGCTCGGCTGAAGTCAGtgggagaagcaaatgaaggagCTGTATGGTACGAGCAATAATGGAACGCAGTGAGTGTGTACCAAACACACAGCATTCACATGATACAGGCAtttacagagagaaaacagcacacctcttcctaacctccagcctacacctcccctggcacagcttgagactgtgtcctcttgttctggtgctgcttgcctgggagaagagaccaacccccacctggctacaacctcccttcaggtagttgtagacagcaagaaggtctcccctgagcctcctcttctccaggctaagcaaccccagctccctcagcctctcctcacagggctgtgctccaagcccctccccagctttgttgcccttctctggacaccttccagcaactcaacatctttcctaaactgaggggcccacaactggacacaggactcaaggtgtggcctaaccagtgctgagtacagggcacaatgacttccctgctcctgctggccacactgttcctgatgcaggccacctgggcacactgctggctcacgttgagctggctgtcaaccagtacccccaggtccctttctgcttgatGTCTTTTATAGGAATCTATTTctaagcagctcctgcctgcaaaaACTTTATGCTCATATGCTTGCTGAAACCTACACCCAGGAAACAGCAAGATGATCAAATTTCACTTTAAGACACCCACAAAAGTTAGTTAAAATACAGCAAACACCATGGGATCTATCAGAATTTTCTCCTAGAGAATCAGACTGTCAAAAGCAAACTAATAGTCAGGGTTTAGAACcctttttgttggaaaagacctttatgatcatccactccaaccattatctaactctactaaGTGTGGTGGTACTCCATGTCTACTACtactctgcctctttgaaacacccccagggatgggaattcaaccacctccctggggagcctgtttcagggtttgagaagcctttcagtgaagaggtttaggaggtttcttctaatatccaacctaaacctcccccggtgcaacttgaggcctatTTTTCTCATCTTATTGTTTGTTAatggggagaagagcctgaccccacctagctccaacctcctctcagagttgtagagagtaaggtggtctcccctcagcttccttttgtcCAGACTAGAACACCCTcatttccctcagccactcctcccaagacttgttctctagactcttcaccagctttgttgcccttttatgaacctgctccagcaccttaatgTCTTTCTCGTAGTGAGAGCCCCAAACCTGCAGGTATACTCAAGTACAAGGTGAGTAAACAATTGCATAGAGCCAGGTGCCTGTAGAACAAGGTAGGTTTGACAAGTGCTGCACAACTCCAAAGAACAAAAAGTTGTCTCCTTCAAAAGAGACTTTTGTCTCATTCTTTGTGGCACACATGGTACAGAAACTTAAGCAAGAGCTCATCCCTGTCCTTATTATGATGAGAGGCCCACTGATTTGCACAGGGTCTATTCCTCTGGAGTCAATTTGAAGATTACTCTTTATGGAGAAACACAGAAGGCTCAGTACCTGCATTTCCTGCACCTGTAGAGAACCTCTGGGTGCGGAGTTTGACTGACATTGGTTGGATCAACAGCAAAGACTTCTCGGGGCAAGTCTTGAAGTTCTGCAGAGGGTTCAATAGGAAGGTGTAAATAGAAtacaacagaacagaatagagtaaaccaggttggaagagacctttgagatcattgagtccaacctatcacccagcaccatctaatcaactaaaccatggcaccaagcaccccatccagtctcctcctgaacacccctccagtgatggtgactccaccacctccctgggcagcacattccagtggccaatcactctctctatgaagaatttcttcccaacctccagcctaaacctcccctggtgcagcttgagactgtgtcctcttgttctggtgctggttgcctgggagaagagaccaacccccacctggctacaacctcccttcaagtagttgtagacagcaagaaggtctcccttgagcctcctcttctccaggctaagcaaccccagctccctcagcctctcctcacagggctgtgttccagacccctccccacctttgttgcccttctctggacaccttccagcaactcaacatctttcctaaactgaggagcccagaactggacacaagactcaaggtgtggcctaaccagtgctgtgtacagggtgagagtgacttccctgctcctgctgaccaccctattcctgatacaggccaggatgccattggccttcttggccacctgggcacaccagaTCATGCAGCCATGCTTCAGGTCTGTGGGACACAACAGCACTGCCCCAGTCACAACATGTAGAAGCCACCTTCTTTACATGTTTTTCCACTCACTAATTCCATTAGATAAGCCAAAACTTAAAGAGCTTCATTCCACCATGCCTAAGATTGGGAGTCACTTAATGCAAGGAAGAGATCTTAACAGTAAAATAGTTACATTTTGGTTTATGTTCTTACTTGAACAAAAAGTAAAGGCTGAGGGCAAGTTAGAACAGTTCTGCCAACCTTACAGTGCACACTATACAGAAAGTCAGCTTACAAATGGGTACTCCTAAGGAGGAGGACACATGAAGGAAGACAACACTGTCATGCTGAAATTGCAACCCTGAGATCTTGCAAAGCTGCAGATTATTAAAGGTACACATGTGCACATCTACCTGCTACAGTCACCCCTGCAAATTAAGCTGTGAAAGTTTACTCCATATCCTGATTTCTACTTCTTCTCTGTATTTTACATTTACCTTTTGAAGTCATTGACTTCTTTCAAGAGGATGTTCAAGTTTGCTCAGCCAGGTGCATGCAAGTCAGGAAACATAACAAATTGACCTTTACCATGTCTGGATCTCGCTGAAGAGAACAATTCCTTACCTGTCtcacctctcccctctctctccaaaCCACACTTTCAGCCCCACTGATGCGCTCGAATTCCTTGAGGCCAGTACGGTGTGAGCGTTTGTGTCGCCCACTCGAGGCTTGGCTGCTTTGCGGGCAATACTCAGTCAACCACCTCTGACATAGCCTTCTGTGTTCATTTCAGGAGAGACTGGTGCCAGCTGGGACCAGCCTCCCTGGAAGACTGCCCCAGCGTGCACTCCGAGCAACCCCCTCGGCTCCAGGTTGACGCTCCAGCCCAGCTCGGCCCCGCCACTCACCGGAGTACTTCTCCGTCAGCATCTGCAGCCGGTACCGCTTGTAGAGAGCGCTGCTGCTGTCCACGGCGCAGCCCATGGCCTCGTagagcttcagctgctcctggaaaCCCGGGTTCACCCTGCGGCGGGGGCGAGAGAAGAGCGGGGTGAGGGGGCACTGTGCGGGAGGGAAGCGGGAGGCAGGGGGTAGGGGCCAGACACCCACTCGGCGTCGGGTTTGGCAGCTCTGACGGCGGCGTAGGCCTGCTCCCAGCCGAGTCCCTCGGTCTTCATGAGGTAGGCGGTCACTACAGCCACGCTGCGGCTGACCCCGGCCTGACTGCGAGACAAGGACAGGCCAGGCGAGCCGTGAGGAGAGCCGCCCGGAGGGCCGGCCCCTCAGGCCCCCGCCGCCCAGGCCCTCACCAGCGCACGAGTGCGGCACCGCCGCCCGCCCGCGCCGCGCCGATGAAGGCGGCGCAGTCATCcaggtggctcagcaggtcagCGCCGGGCTCGTCCAGCGCCCGCACGTGCATTGCGCGCACCCCTGGCACCACCGGCGCCTCCTCTGCGTCTACCGTCAGCACCGCCACCACCTCCGCCGCCGCCAGCGATTCCGGGGACGAACACGACTCCGCACCGCCAACGTAAAGCCCCGGTAGCACCGCTACCATACCGCCGCTCGGCGCCGCCGACATAGCTGCCGGCCCCCCTGCGCCTGGGCAGCTCACTGCCGCTCCCAACATGGCGGGGCGACGACGGCCACTCCCAACATGGCGGCGGGCCTCAGCGGGGCCCCAGGGCGCCATGGGAAGGCTGTTGCCACGGAGACGGCGGGGCCCGCTTTGTCGCCGGGCGGTGGCACGCCAGAGACGGCTTCTCAGTTCCCCGCGGACCCGGACCCGGCTCCGGCTCCGCCggcaggggacagccagaaGCCGTCTCGGGAGGGCGGCGGGGCTCCGCTTGTGTGCCGCCCCGCGATGGCTGCAGCCATGACGGCTTTGGAAGGTCCCGCAGGGAAGCACTGCAGGCCGACAGCCTTGGCAGGCACAAGAAACCTTGGAACTGACCTCACGGCACTATGTTCTCTTTCCCTCGCCGGTATTTAAGTAACAATTAACAATAATAATCCTCACACATCTTGAGAGTACCGGCGCCATCCGTAGAATTAGAAAGGTTGGCAAATACTTCTaaaatcatcaaatccaatcGTCAGCCCCACACCACCATGCCCCCCAAGGGACATGTCTACAGGGCTTTttggaacactttcagggatggtgactcccctgcctccctgtgGAGCCTGTTCAAATGCTTGACCCttctttcagtaaataaattcttcctcatACCCATtataaacgtcccctggtgcaattcGAGGGTGTTTAATCTTACCACTTGTAAatacagagaagagaccaacacccacctggctccagtctcTCTTCAGGGGCTTGTagggagtgagaaggtctcctctcagcctccttttcttctgactaaacaatcccagttccctcagccacccctCACAAGACTTTGTTCTCCAGACATTTCCCTAgtttggttgcccttctctggaccctgcTCTAGCACCTCGGTGTCCTTGTTGTAGCTCTCCCTGTGTCCACATGCGTCTgtctctcctcatcctttgtaaAACCAAGGGGTCTCCTGGCTCTGTGTCCTGTCTCCTTACCAAccttcagaaaacaaatataTATCATTAAAGAATCTCCCAACAGGTTGTCATTAAAAtcctattatttttttaaatcaattcTGTGGGTTTGAGTCCCCTGtttgctgctgggtttgtgtcTTGCATTGACAAAACAGAAGGAGAGTACTGGCCCACTCTTAAAGAGGAGAGGTGAACTAGTCATCAACAACACTGAAAAGGCAGAGGTCCTCAGCACCTTCTTCACCCCTGTCTTTAGCAGCACTCTTGGGTCCCAGGTCAGGGGAACAAAAATCCAAACTGATATGGACATAGACTTGCCATCAGTGAAGGaagagttcatagaatcacagaatcaataaggttggaagagacctcaaagatcatcaagtccaacctgtcacctaacacttcatgactactaaaccatggcacctagtgccgcatccaattccctcttgaacacctccagggatgctgactcaacacctccctgggcagcacattccaatggctaacaactctctctgggaagaactttctcctcacctccagcctaaacttcccctggtgcagcttgagactgtgtcctcttgcactggtgctggttgcctgggagaagagaccaaccccctcctggctacaaccacctttcaggtggttgtcgACAGCAATAAGGA
Encoded proteins:
- the DUSP12 gene encoding dual specificity protein phosphatase 12 gives rise to the protein MVAVLPGLYVGGAESCSSPESLAAAEVVAVLTVDAEEAPVVPGVRAMHVRALDEPGADLLSHLDDCAAFIGAARAGGGAALVRCQAGVSRSVAVVTAYLMKTEGLGWEQAYAAVRAAKPDAEVNPGFQEQLKLYEAMGCAVDSSSALYKRYRLQMLTEKYSELQDLPREVFAVDPTNVSQTPHPEVLYRCRKCRRALFRSSSILSHAAGGGPRAFAHKRMTDSAQLCGDGREKCTSYFTEPVQWMEPALLGVMEGQLLCPKCTSKLGSFSWRGDQCSCGRWVTPAFQIHKSRVDEVRTLPVGNFQTAET